A single region of the Carassius gibelio isolate Cgi1373 ecotype wild population from Czech Republic chromosome A14, carGib1.2-hapl.c, whole genome shotgun sequence genome encodes:
- the LOC128027181 gene encoding interleukin-12 subunit beta-like, which produces MFFLLLSALLFLQSSADGSIKTEESYWTLKPNVLVVNANVGEDVNVPLICGEAYEGENITWTRNGYENLDAQGNRIVVTVEGWMGGNYSCFSSEGSYLNHTLVLAQWTYRKFIKNTPEKGYIDCSSNNYGGSFKCDWKWDRNRNGHVAHIKATRPGGSNISCSLDSNGFVTCLDHDYCPYAEEVERINLTIYFRSSFVVESYNTKFYIMDIVRPDMVPIRLINKTSIEVKYPHSWSTPSSYFPLTFQVKEIRCRKHDNCDCSKLNSQEIFFTQSQQLPVTKGMTVCVRARDEFCNSSWSDWNQCKTRKHNMQRR; this is translated from the exons ATGTTTTTTCTCTTATTGAGTGCGTTGTTGTTTCTCCAGTCCTCTGCTGATGGATCCATCAAAACAGAAGAGAGCTACTGGACACTTAAACCAAATG TGCTTGTGGTGAATGCCAATGTAGGTGAGGATGTAAACGTGCCTCTTATCTGTGGAGAGGCTTATGAAGGGGAAAATATTACATGGACCAGAAACGGCTATGAAAATCTTGATGCCCAAGGAAACAGGATTGTCGTCACAGTAGAGGGGTGGATGGGGGGCAACTACTCTTGTTTCAGTAGTGAGGGATCCTACCTAAACCACACACTGGTGCTGGCTCAGTGGACCTACAGGAAGTTTATCAAGAATACGCCTGAGAAAG GTTACATTGATTGTTCATCTAATAACTATGGAGGTTCCTTCAAATGTGATTGGAAATGGGATAGAAATAGGAACGGCCATGTTGCTCATATCAAAGCCACACG CCCTGGTGGAAGCAACATCAGCTGTTCTCTGGATTCCAATGGATTTGTCACATGCTTAGACCATGACTATTGTCCCTATGCCGAAGAAGTGGAGCGTATCAACCTGACCATATACTTCAGAAGCAGCTTTGTTGTTGAATCCTACAATACAAAGTTCTACATCATGGATATTG TGAGGCCTGATATGGTGCCTATTAGACTGATCAATAAAACATCCATAGAGGTCAAATATCCCCACTCCTGGAGCACACCATCATCCTACTTCCCGCTTACATTCCAAGTGAAAGAGATTCGTTGTCGGAAACATGACAATTGTGACTGCTCCAAACTGAACTCACAGGAG ATTTTCTTCACACAAAGTCAGCAGCTGCCAGTGACAAAAGGGATGAcggtgtgtgtgagagcgagggATGAATTCTGTAATTCCTCATGGAGTGACTGGAACCA ATGCAAAACCAGAAAACACAACATGCAAAGGAGATGA